The following proteins are encoded in a genomic region of Corticium candelabrum chromosome 19, ooCorCand1.1, whole genome shotgun sequence:
- the LOC134194556 gene encoding uncharacterized protein LOC134194556 — protein MSKALVEKAMLNIEYYNYSFRYRVLHFLNELLQIASFICPTATSTEMRGSISTHPYLTASLSRRLQTLNLPSYSSNCVRANETSDHLIESNRIKGLVACQLLANVLLISCESEDPIEHSDFLLLRSRALRGLSQVGATIGAVTVIEVIEDVFRNIDNTSDLPYRLLFRLAEDFRGRPSEALEIGVRAYTAMWSYFHCGNETKVVRSTPSFFALLLRGAHCMGSSAMQLDLDATPSGDVTVSFENTDHVLRLVMEKWEDALVIFHVVAELARVYEGRQCCVCTQSEDVGSIECTSTLQPRSSLISLSRANGILSSVLNRCKAVILATLADTDHRSWRDCQRSDQRIVHRPLTDNDFLCLKTIIQALPDDSVDVKSLASHSAFGNRFRRDVDPNFEDVCPFESDFPVLTNCYESYYGQLIRSKLLRHYLFPKP, from the exons ATGTCTAAAGCGTTAGTCGAGAAGGCTATGTTAAACATCGAGTATTATAATTATTCTTTTCGCTATCGAGTTCTACATTTTCTAAACGAACTTTTGCAAATTGCCAGCTTTATCTGTCCGACTGCAACTTCGACAGAAATGCGGGGATCTATTAGCACACATCCTTATCTGACTGCTTCACTTTCTCGTCGATTACAGACGCTCAATTTGCCCTCTTACTCCAGCAACTGCGTACGAGCAAATGAAACAAGCGATCACCTTATTGAAAGTAATAGGATTAAAGGTCTTGTAGCTTGTCAACTTCTTGCAAATGTGCTTCTCATTTCTTGCGAATCAGAAGATCCAATAGAGCATTCCGACTTCTTACTACTGCGATCACGTGCTTTACG TGGCTTGTCGCAAGTTGGAGCAACAATCGGTGCTGTAACGGTAATAGAAGTAATTGAAGATGTCTTTCGCAATATCGACAACACTTCTGACTTACCTTATCGTCTCTTGTTTCGACTGGCTGAGGATTTTCGTGGAAGGCCATCAGAAGCTCTGGAAATTGGAGTGAGAGCGTACACAGCGATGTGGAGCTATTTTCATTGCGGCAACGAAACAAAAGTTGTAAGGTCTACACCCAGTTTCTTCGCTCTTCTTCTTCGTGGCGCTCACTGCATGGGTTCCTCGGCTATGCAACTTGATCTTGATGCGACGCCATCCGGAGATGTGACGGTATCGTTTGAAAATACAGACCATGTGTTGCGACTTGTAATGGAAAAGTGGGAAGATGCTCTTGTGATCTTTCATGTTGTCGCtgag TTGGCGAGAGTATACGAAGGACGGCAGTGTTGTGTCTGTACTCAAAGTGAAGATGTTGGGTCGATTGAATGTACGAGCACGCTACAACCACGAAGTTCGCTTATTTCCCTCAGTCGAGCTAACGGAATACTTTCTTCGGTCTTGAATAG GTGCAAGGCGGTAATTCTTGCTACTCTGGCGGATACTGACCACCGTTCTTGGAGAGACTGTCAACGTTCTGATCAGCGTATAGTCCATCGTCCTCTGACGGATAACGACTTTCTATGTTTGAAGACAATTATTCAAGCACTTCCGGATGATTCCGTAGACGTGAAGTCTCTGGCTTCTCATTCTGCGTTTGGCAACAGATTTCGGCGAGATGTTGACCCAAATTTCGAGGATGTGTGTCCGTTTGAGAGCGACTTTCCTGTACTAACGAACTGCTATGAATCCTATTATGGGCAACTAATACGTAGCAAATTGCTCAGACATTACTTGTTTCCGAAACCCTAG
- the LOC134194828 gene encoding uncharacterized protein LOC134194828 — protein sequence MRESDCAYDSTSNVDTDEDTRPLPKRRKTSSGAGVNTIELGSLFDLAAEVVATVIPFSAVEQYYHKSPNKIHDDVLFAIIKRAFPTDRDMVGLCAGLSRPSFYGDDFYRESSDCDIIAKEVIQTGLSLTGTLVHMRLSSETSRYRRADVSILFDRRCITCATCSVHRHRLTWCKHVLRLIHHRIFHPEAVAYRLPISFTLERLSQSQMQELISSLISTGSVKLLSSASKAICDMNHERSSIATCSHPVRAAVSTPDLTARGSRDDSSWWLFDEQRVRLVMKNYCEKLDSMNGGRSYKCDPDEPTSPDEWNYLLEGNRKQTLARVEKAVDAQLDWRAEEELDSLLAIVLHLIKSADVTVLRVLRVLTDQWFKLLENVLKRIVRQLPFDQQRGDDTHDDDAAIYSRNRELFLSSGRAWYLADRLTSCWRIAVLNWRYSDGTVESIRDQTIKWALRLRNILREASRLHDSIDDIYEAWPEFFAVFSLQHWNGFCHVQAIASPQAREVFRKLSIVTNEISYNGDYESDDEGAESLRTLSCFIQCLRFYRYETAAATLAVQAIICYLPVSPLRSDGGDSSTKFLLNEVRQCHNEIGVYLWGGDATDGDEPSRDPVVLSALLQAVVDNDDAWKIWCNSTMKCSTEFEFDDDCCSPNSAMVSLPLPVYVLLECIKRIPDDFQVDNVVQLDFVIELNKLLSSTINRIFSLTLKKILEILSIVDYAIEDELEERENILKLVFFFRIRLSHFWISNLLQPSSALVCDCLATLASSLSRRIGGEDSNEDFYLTLTDYSSFLFQTAQFYVNNFEEISRSSAVENAIVICTPEIKFHFFNFFYTRTRVEMFLTELLRIAIIICPTVTSIATCSCCYPLTTDSLSNRLQALNLPSYVYNCRREDETSHSHIERDMIQGIVACRLITNVLTVSRERKDFGFLYLRRRALHGLLQVAGVIGAVAALRVVLRYDWHCVMSWREAVSYVLLEPAFVQSFKCRACDELPPNVEAMIRGVILNRLYWLPCDDMLAQDVYYQAVKELGLTSLLIQDVLGNNQNTSNLSYRLLFQMAEDLREKPSEALEMGVRAYTAMWSYYIHRNESAVVPHSPSSFTLVLRGAHLLGASAMKLDLDATPSGAVTVSFENTDRLLRLVMLLWEDPIVTFHVVAEMARIYRGGRYLIHCENEMLQWLESTTTIKPVISLITLSEANGMVSSVLNRCKSAILATLAEDEHNAIGWLSYCQHSYLRLTDRPLTGDDFLCLKTILQALPDANVDVESLVSHSALCLWQNAAACFLNACPHERDTLVLKNCYVSYYGQLICDKSVKNCLFLKPVV from the exons ATGAGAGAGAGCGATTGTGCATACGACAGCACCAGCAACGTCGACACTGACGAAGATACTAGACCGTTACCAAAACGTAGGAAAACGAGCAGTGGAGCTGGAGTGAATACAATCGAGCTCGGATCACTGTTTGATCTTGCAGCAGAAGTCGTTGCTACTGTAATTCCGTTCAGTGCAGTCGAGCAATATTACCACAAGTCTCCAAACAAAATTCACGATGATGTTTTATTTGCAATAATTAAGAGGGCTTTTCCGACGGATCGAGATATGGTGGGGCTGTGTGCAGGATTGTCACGTCCTTCTTTCTATGGTGATGATTTCTACCGCGAATCCAGTGATTGTGACATCATTGCAAAGGAAGTAATACAAACAG GGTTGTCGCTGACTGGAACCCTTGTGCACATGCGTCTGTCTTCAGAAACGTCCAGGTATCGTCGAGCTGACGTTTCCATTCTTTTTGATCGTCGATGTATCACGTGTGCTACCTGCTCCGTACATCGTCATCGACTCACTTGGTGCAAACATGTTTTACGGCTTATTCACCATCGCATCTTTCATCCTGAAGCTGTTGCTTACCGTCTACCAATCTCGTTTACGTTAGAGCGTCTCAGTCAATCACAAATGCAAGAATTGATTAGCTCACTCATCTCAACTGGTTCAGTAAAGCTTCTCTCGTCAGCCAGTAAAGCAATATGTGATATGAATCACGAAAGAAGTTCTATAGCGACTTGCAGCCATCCAGTTCGTGCCGCAGTGTCGACTCCCGATCTGACCGCCAGAGGTAGCAGAGATGACTCAAGTTGGTGGCTATTTGATGAGCAGAGAGTTCGTCTTGTCATGAAAAACTATTGCGAAAAACTTGATTCTATGAACGGAGGAAGATCATACAAATGTGACCCGGATGAACCAACCAGTCCAGATGAATGGAATTATCTTCTTGAAGGCAATAGGAAACAAACACTTGCTCGAGTAGAGAAAGCTGTTG ATGCTCAACTGGATTGGAGAGCAGAGGAAGAGCTAGATTCTTTGCTGGCCATTGTGTTGCATCTAATAAAGTCGGCAGACGTTACCGTGTTGAGGGTTTTACGTGTACTCACGGATCAGTGGTTCAAGTTGCTAGAAAATGTACTGAAACGGATTGTACGGCAACTTCCGTTCGACCAGCAAAGAGGAGATGACACTCATGACGACGATGCTGCGATCTATTCAAGAAACAGAGAGCTCTTCCTTTCTAGCGGAAG GGCTTGGTACCTAGCAGACCGTCTGACTTCTTGCTGGCGGATTGCGGTGCTGAATTGGCGTTACTCGGATGGAACTGTAGAGTCAATAAGAGATCAGACCATCAAATGGGCTTTAAGATTGCGCAATATTTTGAGGGAGGCCAGTCGTTTACACGACTCCATCGATGATATATACGAGGCATGGCCGGAATTTTTTGCTGTTTTCAGTTTGCAGCATTGGAATGGATTCTGCCACGTTCAGGCCATAGCTTCTCCTCAAGCTCGAGAAGTTTTCAGAAAACTAAGTATCGTTACAAATGAAATTTCATACAATGGCGACTATGAGAGTGATGATGAAGGAGCAGAGAGTCTAAGAACGCTATCCTGTTTTATTCAGTGTTTACGTTTCTATCGCTATGAGACAGCAGCTGCTACATTGGCTGTGCAAGCAATCATCTGTTACTTACCCGTATCACCTCTTCGATCAGATGGTGGTGATAGTTCGACTAAATTCTTACTGAATGAGGTCAGACAGTGTCACAATGAAATTGGAGTTTACTTGTGGGGAGGTGATGCTACTGATGGTGACGAACCTTCGAGAGACCCGGTGGTTTTGTCTGCTCTCTTACAGGCTGTAGTAGACAATGACGACGCTTGGAAGATATGGTGTAATTCTACGATGAAATGCTCGACTGAGTTTGAATTTGATGACGATTGCTGCTCTCCAAATTCAGCCATGGTTTCGTTGCCTTTGCCTGTCTACGTTCTACTAGAGTGCATCAAGCGCATTCCGGACGACTTTCAGGTTGACAACGTAGTACAG CTTGACTTCGTTATTGAACTCAACAAGCTGCTTTCTAGCACAATAAATCGCATCTTCTCTCTCACTCTTAAGAAAATTTTGGAAATTTTGTCCATAGTAGACTATGCTATCGAAGATGAGTtagaagaaagagaaaacattttgaaactGGTTTTCTTCTTTCGCATTCGACTGTCACACTTTTGGATTTCTAACCTGCTTCAACCTTCTTCTGCATTAGTTTGCGACTGCCTGGCGACACTTGCAAGCAGCCTTTCGCGTCGCATTGGAGGAGAAGACTCAAACGAAGACTTCTACCTCACACTTACAGACTATTCGTCGTTCCTGTTTCAAACCGCTCAGTTTTACGTTAACAACTTTGAGGAAATTTCGAGATCTTCAGCAGTAGAGAACGCTATAGTTATATGTACGCCAGAAATCAAGTTCCactttttcaattttttttacACGCGAACAAGGGTTGAAATGTTTTTGACCGAACTTTTACGGATTGCAATCATTATCTGTCCGACCGTCACTTCTATAGCGACGTGCTCCTGTTGTTATCCTCTTACTACTGATTCACTCTCTAATCGATTACAGGCGCTCAATTTGCCATCTTACGTATACAACTGCAGACGAGAAGATGAGACAAGTCATTCTCATATTGAACGTGATATGATTCAAGGGATTGTGGCCTGTCGACTTATCACAAATGTGCTTACCGTTTCTCGTGAAAGAAAAGATTTTGGATTCCTTTATCTGCGACGGCGTGCATTACA TGGTTTGTTACAAGTCGCAGGAGTGATTGGTGCTGTAGCTGCTTTGAGAGTCGTATTAAGATACGACTGGCATTGTGTAATGTCGTGGCGTGAGGCTGTCAGTTATGTTCTACTCGAGCCAGCATTTGTGCAGTCGTTCAAGTGTAGA GCGTGTGACGAGCTGCCTCCTAATGTAGAGGCCATGATTCGAGGAGTAATTCTCAATCGGCTCTATTGGCTACCGTGTGATGATATGTTAGCCCAGGACGTCTACTATCAGGCCGTCAA GGAATTGGGTTTGACATCACTGCTAATTCAAGATGTTCTTGGCAACAATCAGAATACTTCTAACTTAAGTTACCGTCTCTTGTTTCAAATGGCCGAAGATCTGCGCGAAAAACCATCTGAAGCTCTGGAAATGGGAGTGAGAGCGTACACAGCCATGTGGAGCTATTACATCCATAGAAACGAGAGCGCTGTTGTACCTCATTCCCCTAGTTCGTTTACTCTAGTTCTTCGCGGTGCTCATCTTCTGGGTGCTTCAGCTATGAAATTAGATCTTGATGCAACGCCATCTGGAGCTGTAACGGTTTCGTTTGAAAACACAGATCGTTTGCTGCGTCTTGTGATGCTTCTGTGGGAAGATCCTATTGTGACTTTTCATGTTGTCGCTGAG ATGGCTCGAATATACCGAGGGGGTCGGTACCTTATCCATTGTGAGAATGAAATGTTACAGTGGCTTGAGTCTACGACGACAATAAAGCCAGTGATTTCTCTAATTACGCTCAGTGAAGCTAACGGGATGGTTTCCTCCGTCTTAAATAG GTGCAAGTCTGCAATCCTTGCTACTCTAGCGGAAGACGAACACAACGCAATTGGTTGGTTGAGCTACTGCCAACATTCTTATCTACGTCTAACTGACCGTCCTCTTACGGGTGACGATTTTCTATGCCTCAAGACTATTCTACAAGCTCTTCCTGATGCCAACGTCGACGTGGAGTCTCTCGTCTCACATTCTGCGTTGTGTTTGTGGCAAAATGCTGCAGCATGTTTCTTGAATGCTTGTCCGCACGAGAGGGATACCCTTGTTCTAAAGAACTGCTATGTATCTTATTATGGGCAACTAATATGTGACAAATCTGTAAAAAATTGCTTGTTTTTAAAACCCGTTGTCTAA